One Chryseobacterium sp. StRB126 genomic region harbors:
- the rpiB gene encoding ribose 5-phosphate isomerase B, translating to MKRKIAIAADHAGYEYKEIVKNYLSEKFEVQDFGTFSTNSVDYPDFVHPAATSVENGENELGILICGSGNGVQITANKHQKIRCALCWMPEIATLARQHNDANMISIPARFISKELAIEIVDKFLSTEFEGGRHQNRVDKIAVC from the coding sequence ATGAAAAGAAAAATTGCTATCGCAGCGGACCATGCAGGCTATGAATATAAGGAGATTGTTAAGAACTACCTTTCAGAAAAGTTTGAGGTTCAGGATTTTGGAACGTTTTCCACAAACAGTGTGGATTATCCAGACTTTGTTCACCCTGCTGCAACCTCTGTGGAAAACGGAGAAAATGAGCTTGGAATTTTGATCTGCGGAAGTGGAAACGGGGTTCAGATCACTGCGAACAAACATCAGAAGATCAGATGCGCACTTTGCTGGATGCCGGAGATTGCAACACTGGCAAGACAGCATAATGATGCGAACATGATTTCTATACCGGCAAGGTTTATATCAAAAGAACTGGCGATTGAAATTGTTGACAAATTTCTTTCTACAGAATTTGAAGGTGGAAGACACCAGAACAGAGTTGATAAGATTGCTGTTTGCTAA
- a CDS encoding phosphoglycerate kinase, with protein MKTINDFNFKDKKALVRVDFNVPQDDQLKVTDNTRIVAVKPTVEKILQDGGSVILMTHLGRPKGEVKDEFSLKHIMGEVSNVLGKEVKFVDECIGEKAEQAAADLKPGEILLLENVRFHNEEEKGDEGFAEKLSKLGDAYVNDAFGTAHRAHASTAVIAKFFSQTKFFGLLMAKELQAIDKVLKSGEKPVTAILGGSKVSTKITIIENILPAVDNLIIGGGMAFTFIKALGGKIGNSLVEEDKIPLALEILAKAKEHKVKVYLPSDAIIAESFNNDVERKEVDIYAIPEGWMGLDAGHKSRDQFNDVLLNSRTILWNGPIGVFEMSNFAGGTIALGDSIAEATRLGAFSLVGGGDSVAFVKQFGYADKVSYVSTGGGAMLESLEGLELPGVAAINN; from the coding sequence ATGAAAACAATTAACGACTTCAATTTTAAAGATAAGAAAGCTCTTGTAAGAGTTGACTTCAATGTTCCACAGGATGACCAGTTGAAAGTGACTGACAATACCAGAATTGTTGCGGTGAAACCAACCGTTGAAAAAATCCTTCAGGATGGTGGTTCTGTTATTTTGATGACACATCTTGGAAGACCAAAGGGAGAGGTGAAAGATGAGTTTTCTCTAAAACATATTATGGGTGAAGTTTCCAATGTTCTTGGAAAGGAAGTGAAATTTGTTGATGAATGTATTGGTGAGAAAGCTGAACAGGCGGCGGCTGATTTGAAGCCAGGAGAGATTTTATTATTGGAGAATGTTCGTTTTCACAATGAAGAAGAAAAAGGTGATGAAGGTTTTGCTGAGAAACTTTCAAAGCTGGGAGATGCTTATGTAAACGATGCTTTCGGAACGGCACATAGAGCTCATGCTTCTACAGCTGTTATTGCAAAATTCTTTTCACAAACTAAGTTTTTCGGTTTATTGATGGCTAAAGAGCTTCAGGCAATCGATAAAGTTTTGAAAAGTGGCGAGAAACCGGTTACCGCAATTTTGGGTGGATCTAAGGTTTCAACTAAGATTACCATTATAGAAAATATTCTTCCTGCAGTAGACAATTTAATTATTGGAGGTGGGATGGCTTTCACATTTATTAAGGCACTAGGTGGAAAAATCGGAAACTCATTGGTTGAAGAAGATAAAATTCCTTTAGCATTGGAAATTTTAGCTAAGGCAAAAGAACATAAAGTTAAAGTATATCTTCCATCTGATGCAATCATTGCTGAAAGTTTCAATAACGATGTTGAAAGAAAAGAAGTTGATATCTATGCAATTCCTGAAGGATGGATGGGATTGGACGCTGGTCACAAATCAAGAGATCAGTTTAATGATGTACTATTAAATTCAAGAACAATTCTTTGGAATGGGCCAATTGGTGTTTTTGAAATGTCAAACTTTGCCGGAGGTACTATTGCTCTTGGAGACAGTATTGCTGAAGCAACAAGATTAGGAGCTTTCTCTTTAGTAGGAGGTGGTGACAGTGTTGCATTCGTTAAGCAATTTGGATATGCTGATAAAGTAAGTTATGTTTCTACAGGTGGAGGAGCAATGCTTGAAAGTCTTGAAGGACTTGAGCTTCCTGGAGTAGCTGCCATCAATAATTAA
- the ybeY gene encoding rRNA maturation RNase YbeY, whose product MIQFFYENLPESVDADYKQWLEDLILSEGKKLGEINYIFCDDEYLLKINQDYLQHDYYTDIITFDYVKGKTISAEIFVSLQRISDNASTLSRDYEDELRRVLAHGILHLIGYKDKTEEEEKEMRRMEDLYLTKYRDLKN is encoded by the coding sequence ATGATACAATTCTTTTACGAAAATTTACCGGAGTCGGTAGATGCAGATTACAAACAATGGCTGGAAGATTTAATACTTTCAGAAGGAAAAAAACTAGGAGAAATCAACTACATTTTCTGCGATGACGAATATCTTCTAAAGATTAATCAGGATTATTTACAGCATGATTATTATACCGATATCATCACTTTTGATTATGTAAAAGGCAAGACAATAAGCGCTGAGATTTTCGTATCTTTGCAACGCATTTCTGATAACGCCTCTACCCTTTCCCGAGATTATGAAGATGAATTAAGAAGGGTTTTAGCCCATGGAATTTTACACCTTATTGGCTATAAAGACAAGACGGAAGAAGAGGAAAAAGAGATGCGAAGAATGGAGGATCTGTACTTAACTAAATATAGGGATTTAAAGAATTAA
- a CDS encoding class I SAM-dependent methyltransferase, translating to MKIKDHFLSQEIFEIKETETKGVYKTSPIPSNISRYYESEDYISHHQDSGSLKEKLYKFLQSFNLRYKKNILIERIQQGSKVLDYGCGAGEFVKYIENDFETLGFEPDADARKAAQGKITKAKILDDIQKIEDKSLDAITLWHVFEHIENQDEMLNIFHTKLKDKGLLIIAVPNPTSYDAKHYKEYWAAYDVPRHIYHFSKNGMENLISKKTDWKMRKIKPLILDSYYISMLSEKYKKSPLFWLKASIYGTISNIKASFSNEFSSLIYIIEKR from the coding sequence ATGAAAATAAAAGATCATTTTCTTTCACAGGAAATATTTGAAATTAAAGAAACAGAAACCAAAGGAGTCTACAAAACCTCCCCTATTCCTTCCAATATTTCCAGATACTACGAAAGCGAAGATTACATTTCCCATCACCAAGATTCCGGAAGCCTGAAAGAAAAATTATATAAATTTCTTCAGTCATTTAATCTGCGGTACAAAAAAAATATCCTTATTGAAAGAATTCAACAAGGATCAAAAGTATTAGACTATGGATGTGGTGCCGGAGAATTTGTAAAGTATATAGAAAATGATTTTGAAACCTTAGGATTTGAACCGGATGCAGATGCAAGAAAAGCAGCACAGGGAAAAATTACAAAAGCAAAGATCCTGGACGATATTCAAAAAATTGAAGACAAAAGCCTTGATGCAATTACATTATGGCATGTGTTTGAACATATAGAGAACCAGGATGAAATGCTCAATATTTTTCACACGAAATTAAAAGACAAAGGACTTCTTATTATTGCGGTTCCCAATCCTACTTCTTATGATGCAAAACATTATAAAGAATATTGGGCTGCCTATGATGTACCGAGACACATCTATCATTTTTCTAAAAACGGAATGGAAAATCTGATTTCTAAAAAAACAGATTGGAAAATGAGAAAGATCAAACCTTTAATCCTTGACTCCTACTACATCTCTATGTTAAGCGAAAAATATAAAAAATCTCCTCTATTCTGGCTAAAAGCAAGCATTTACGGAACGATTTCGAACATAAAAGCCTCTTTTTCTAACGAATTTTCAAGTTTGATATACATTATCGAAAAAAGATAG
- a CDS encoding patatin-like phospholipase family protein produces MRKLLILLFIFPLLWMQSQVKKDLVIPKNPKIGLSLAGGGAKGFSHVGVLKVLDSLGVKVDYIAGTSMGAIVGGLYASGYSGKEIEKIVMDTDFYSLIMDPKSRQEASFFNKSVDKYLLSIPLKNGKITLPSSISTGQRNVYLLKELLKNVDNIEDFSKMPIPFLCVATNLESGNMQIFEKGDLVQSIMASSAFPSLMDPVKIGDSIYIDGAMTVNYPSKPLKDRGIDIVIGVDLNQDLSKREDLNNIISILNQVIDFGIKRDTRKQYKYTDINIKPNLKGMSATSYDEKKKILDSGYVEGLKYSQILDQLPKRQFDRLRQRVNPIYSNVYKIDSISIEGSKIYGKNYTLGKMGLRLPSLQTYGNINKMVDKLVATNNYKFINYDIVQENDANYLKLYVTEDDARHFLKFGLHYDEVFKTGLLLNYSAKRLLFKNSNLSVDVIVGDKLRYYLNYFIDNGYIPGFGIYSSGMSFDLKNADNNIIDKWEWMRNEAYIQSVWKDKYAIGGGISHDYFKAEINGDNRRYSRFLNPYVFLKTDTQDDKEFPTKGVYFAAEGKVIDLLKSEVEKRIVQIKADLKINIPLGKQFTYRLNLFGGITLGENLPIYYQYRLGGIFEQNIINFKRFGGFYFAQLHTNNVILASNDLQFRFNKNYFISGNFSFANLSNDIKFEDAVKVNYSSLGITAGYKSPFGQIKVNFSHSLKNNQKGIFSVILGHWF; encoded by the coding sequence ATGAGAAAACTCCTGATTCTTCTTTTCATATTCCCATTACTATGGATGCAATCTCAGGTAAAAAAAGACCTGGTGATTCCAAAAAACCCTAAAATAGGACTATCGCTTGCCGGTGGTGGTGCCAAAGGATTTTCACATGTAGGAGTACTTAAAGTATTAGATTCATTAGGAGTAAAAGTGGATTATATTGCCGGAACCAGTATGGGTGCCATTGTTGGTGGTCTGTATGCTTCCGGATATTCTGGTAAAGAAATAGAAAAAATCGTAATGGATACGGATTTCTATTCTTTAATTATGGATCCGAAATCCAGACAGGAAGCCAGCTTTTTTAATAAATCTGTAGACAAATATCTTTTATCTATTCCATTAAAAAACGGGAAAATTACTCTTCCATCTTCCATCAGTACAGGACAGAGAAATGTTTATCTTCTGAAGGAACTTTTGAAAAATGTTGACAATATTGAAGACTTTTCTAAAATGCCTATTCCTTTTTTATGCGTTGCTACCAACCTTGAAAGCGGTAATATGCAGATCTTCGAAAAGGGAGATCTGGTACAGTCTATCATGGCCAGTTCTGCTTTTCCTTCTTTAATGGATCCGGTTAAAATTGGTGACAGTATTTATATTGATGGAGCAATGACCGTAAATTATCCCTCAAAGCCCTTAAAGGACAGAGGAATTGATATCGTTATTGGTGTGGACCTGAACCAGGATCTATCCAAAAGAGAGGATTTAAACAACATTATATCCATTCTGAACCAGGTTATTGATTTCGGAATCAAAAGAGATACTAGAAAACAATATAAATATACAGACATTAATATTAAGCCTAACCTTAAAGGGATGTCTGCTACAAGCTATGATGAAAAGAAGAAAATTCTTGATAGTGGCTACGTGGAAGGTTTAAAATATTCTCAGATCCTGGATCAACTGCCTAAGCGCCAATTTGACCGTCTCAGACAGCGCGTAAATCCAATATATTCCAATGTATATAAGATTGACAGCATCTCCATAGAAGGAAGCAAAATTTACGGTAAAAACTATACTTTGGGGAAAATGGGACTCCGTCTACCCTCTTTGCAGACCTATGGAAATATTAATAAAATGGTTGACAAGCTTGTTGCTACGAATAATTACAAGTTCATTAACTATGATATTGTTCAGGAAAATGATGCTAATTATTTAAAGCTTTATGTAACCGAAGACGATGCTCGACATTTTTTAAAATTTGGGCTGCATTATGATGAAGTTTTCAAAACAGGTTTACTTCTAAATTATTCAGCAAAGAGACTTTTATTTAAAAACTCTAACCTTTCAGTAGATGTTATTGTAGGTGATAAGTTAAGGTATTATCTGAACTATTTCATTGACAATGGCTATATTCCCGGTTTTGGTATTTATTCATCAGGAATGAGCTTTGATCTGAAAAATGCGGATAATAATATTATAGATAAATGGGAATGGATGAGAAACGAAGCCTATATACAGTCTGTATGGAAGGATAAATACGCTATTGGCGGTGGTATAAGCCACGATTACTTTAAAGCTGAAATTAATGGTGATAACAGACGTTACAGTCGATTTTTAAATCCTTATGTATTTCTGAAGACAGATACACAGGATGACAAAGAATTTCCAACAAAAGGCGTTTATTTTGCAGCTGAAGGAAAAGTAATAGACCTTTTAAAATCTGAAGTAGAAAAAAGAATCGTTCAGATAAAGGCAGATTTAAAAATCAATATTCCATTGGGAAAACAATTTACCTATCGTCTTAACTTATTCGGAGGAATTACTCTTGGAGAAAATCTTCCGATCTATTACCAATACAGACTGGGTGGAATATTTGAACAGAATATTATCAATTTCAAACGTTTTGGAGGGTTCTACTTTGCCCAATTACATACGAATAACGTAATTTTGGCATCCAATGATCTTCAGTTCAGATTTAATAAAAATTATTTTATCAGCGGAAATTTCAGCTTTGCCAACCTTTCCAATGACATTAAATTTGAAGATGCGGTTAAAGTAAATTATAGCTCGCTTGGCATTACGGCTGGTTACAAATCTCCATTCGGGCAGATTAAAGTAAACTTCAGCCATTCACTTAAAAACAATCAAAAAGGCATATTCAGTGTTATTTTAGGACACTGGTTTTAA
- the mnmG gene encoding tRNA uridine-5-carboxymethylaminomethyl(34) synthesis enzyme MnmG — translation MISEIYDVIVVGAGHAGCEAAAAAANLGSKTLLVTMNMQTIGQMSCNPAMGGIAKGQIVREIDAMGGYSGIVADKSAIQFKMLNLSKGPAMWSPRTQNDRMLFAEEWRLALENTPNLDFFQDMVKQLIVENNKVTGVVTSLGIEIKAKSVVLTNGTFLNGLIHVGDKQLGGGRMGEPRAFGITEQLVSLGFEAGRMKTGTPPRVDGRSLDYSKMEEQKGDENPQKFSYLDTPKLTKQLSCHIVYTNEIVHDILREGFDRSPMFNGTIQSLGPRYCPSIEDKINRFAERNRHQLFVEPEGWKTVEIYVNGFSSSLPEDVQIKAMKHIPGFENVKVFRPGYAIEYDYFPPTQLKHTLETKLIDNLYFAGQINGTTGYEEAAGQGLIAGINAHNKVHEKGEFILNRDEAYIGVLIDDLITKGTEEPYRMFTSRAEYRLLLRQDNADIRLTEKAYHLGLAKEERLRKVETKISESQRLEEFLRETSLKPGVINPILESIESNPVDQAYRAAQILTRPNITLEKLDGIDFIKEVSSQYNEEVREQAEINIKYKGYIEKEKENVAKLNRLENIKIPEDFDYTKLSSLSTEAKQKMSNVRPKTIAQAGRISGVSPADINVLLVYLGR, via the coding sequence ATGATTTCAGAAATATATGACGTAATCGTAGTAGGTGCAGGACACGCAGGATGTGAAGCAGCAGCAGCAGCAGCCAACCTGGGTTCAAAAACGCTATTGGTTACAATGAATATGCAGACCATCGGACAGATGAGTTGCAACCCGGCAATGGGCGGAATCGCAAAAGGACAGATCGTAAGAGAAATTGATGCAATGGGTGGATACTCCGGAATCGTAGCAGACAAATCTGCCATCCAATTTAAAATGCTCAATCTTTCAAAAGGTCCTGCCATGTGGTCCCCAAGAACCCAAAATGACAGAATGCTTTTTGCCGAAGAATGGCGACTAGCTTTAGAGAATACACCTAATCTTGATTTCTTTCAGGATATGGTGAAACAACTGATTGTTGAAAATAATAAAGTAACCGGAGTAGTTACTTCATTAGGAATTGAAATTAAAGCAAAATCAGTTGTACTTACCAACGGAACTTTTCTTAACGGATTAATTCACGTTGGAGATAAACAACTAGGTGGTGGAAGAATGGGTGAACCAAGAGCATTTGGTATCACCGAACAATTGGTAAGCTTAGGCTTCGAAGCCGGAAGAATGAAAACCGGTACTCCACCAAGAGTTGACGGAAGAAGTTTGGATTATTCAAAAATGGAAGAACAGAAAGGTGATGAAAATCCTCAGAAGTTCAGCTATCTTGATACTCCAAAATTAACCAAACAATTAAGTTGTCATATTGTATATACTAACGAAATTGTTCATGATATTCTTCGTGAAGGTTTCGATAGAAGTCCAATGTTTAATGGAACTATTCAAAGTTTAGGCCCAAGATACTGTCCAAGTATTGAAGATAAAATTAATCGTTTTGCAGAAAGAAACAGACACCAGCTTTTCGTAGAACCGGAAGGATGGAAAACTGTTGAGATTTATGTAAACGGATTTAGTTCTTCACTTCCGGAAGATGTACAGATCAAAGCCATGAAACATATTCCAGGATTTGAAAATGTAAAAGTTTTCCGTCCGGGATATGCTATTGAATATGACTACTTCCCTCCTACCCAATTGAAACATACCTTAGAAACAAAATTGATTGACAATTTATATTTCGCAGGACAGATCAATGGAACTACAGGATATGAAGAAGCAGCAGGCCAAGGTTTGATTGCAGGAATCAATGCTCACAACAAAGTTCATGAAAAAGGTGAATTTATTCTTAACAGAGATGAAGCTTATATTGGAGTATTAATTGATGATTTGATTACAAAAGGAACTGAAGAACCATACAGAATGTTTACTTCACGTGCCGAATACAGACTTCTATTGAGACAAGATAATGCAGATATCAGATTAACTGAGAAAGCATACCACCTTGGACTTGCAAAAGAAGAAAGACTAAGAAAAGTTGAAACTAAAATATCTGAAAGTCAGAGACTTGAAGAGTTTTTACGTGAAACTTCTTTAAAACCGGGTGTCATTAACCCTATTTTAGAATCAATAGAAAGCAACCCCGTAGATCAAGCCTACAGAGCCGCCCAAATTCTTACAAGACCTAATATAACTCTAGAAAAACTTGATGGAATAGATTTCATTAAAGAAGTCTCTTCTCAATATAACGAAGAAGTAAGAGAACAAGCTGAGATCAACATCAAGTATAAAGGATATATTGAAAAAGAAAAGGAGAATGTAGCCAAGTTAAACCGTCTGGAAAATATTAAAATTCCAGAAGATTTTGATTATACGAAGCTTTCAAGCCTTTCTACAGAAGCAAAACAAAAGATGTCCAATGTACGCCCAAAGACCATTGCACAAGCAGGAAGGATAAGTGGTGTTTCTCCAGCCGACATCAACGTTTTACTAGTGTATTTGGGACGTTAA